One genomic region from Biomphalaria glabrata chromosome 7, xgBioGlab47.1, whole genome shotgun sequence encodes:
- the LOC106062987 gene encoding fucolectin-1-like, translating to MVTAATLGLYNAARFKSATQSTSWLPFYASLAVDGDSDPDATHGHCQHTQQELRPWWMVDLRGQFVVEQIKITNRQDGPSIVPLRLSNFDIDVFEQDPSKLANFVDISGQVCYHQTASPGAGTFLYNCTSPIVGRYVRLIMRLASIEHLHVCEIEVLVSNSSFEEVYFNRLGDTKLTNEPIITLIVSDLNNCLQECLQRRSTHYCTAFNWVTSTRSCQLLSVNPFLDLTVNLTSAIGTHFYSEYCYTS from the exons ATGGTGACAGCAGCCACACTTGGACTCTACAACGCTGCCCGGTTCAAGTCAGCCACACAGAGTACGTCTTGGCTGCCATTTTACGCCAGCCTCGCTGTGGACGGTGACTCCGACCCAGATGCAACGCATGGACATTGTCAGCACACCCAGCAAGAACTAAGACCGTGGTGGATGGTGGACCTACGTGGTCAGTTCGTTGTGGAGCAAATCAAAATAACCAACAG ACAGGATGGCCCGTCTATCGTTCCATTAAGACTGAGTAACTTTGATATTGATGTATTTGAGCAAGATCCAAGCAAACTTGCCAACTTTGTTGACATCTCAGGTCAAGTCTGCTACCATCAAACAGCTTCGCCTGGTGCTGGAACCTTTCTCTATAACTGCACGTCACCAATTGTTGGTAGATATGTACGCCTTATTATGAG ACTTGCAAGTATTGAACACCTACATGTTTGTGAGATTGAAGTCTTAGTGAGTAATTCCAGCTTTGAAGAGGTCTATTTTAACAGACTAGGGGACACTAAACTGACAAATGAGCCAATCATCACCCTGATCGTCAGCGACTTGAACAACTGCCTCCAGGAATGTCTTCAACGTAGGTCAACTCACTACTGTACGGCCTTCAACTGGGTCACGTCAACAAGGTCATGTCAACTGCTCAGTGTCAACCCTTTCCTAGATCTGACAGTAAACCTGACATCCGCTATAGGAACACATTTTTATAGTGAATATTGCTATACTTCGTAA